Proteins from a single region of Corylus avellana chromosome ca11, CavTom2PMs-1.0:
- the LOC132166356 gene encoding G-type lectin S-receptor-like serine/threonine-protein kinase LECRK3 has translation MDFITLFFLFSAFFTASAQQIQSNVSRGSSLTPTTISMWLSRSGFYAFGFYKQGNGYAVGIFIHGIPEKTVVWTANRDDPPVSSDATLLFASDGRLVLQMRQEQVAVVAESSGSASASMLDSGNFVIYNSNQVIIWQSFEHPTDTLLPSQRLLAGDELISSISDTQHSTGIFLLAMQRDGNLVQYPVDDISIPTAYFATSAGGLGDNVTLNLDADGHLYLLNATGVNIGNLTGGGFPAEDTIYLMRLDADGIFRIYSHHLRQKGNWSIVWSSSYDVCNPKGLCGLNGFCVLNDQKADCVCLPGFEMVQQGNRTAGCERNFIAESCKNKNGDITYNMQEVANTVWEDVSYSVLTVPYKDSCAQACLDDCNCEAVLFKDKTCRKQRLPLRYGRRQLNDSNIAFIKVSVSKTTIPNDNMPKEKKKELRLEILIIGASFVAFGCMMLVISGIVFYKNHFRYRKLSCDGTVELGDDFAPRSFTYSELEEVTDGFKEEVGRGSFGAVFKGTVPNGQNVVAVKRLEKVLAEGEREFQTEMKVIGRTHHRNLVRLLGYCHDRIHRLLVYEFMSNGSLADVLFTPEKQPCWDERMGIARNVAKGILYLHEECQQQIIHCDIKPQNILMDDHRCAKISDFGLAKLLKQDQTKTFTGIRGTRGYVAPEWHRKLPITTKADVYSYGVVLLEIICCRKCVDWNLPKEEAILEEWVYHCFEAGDLAKLLGDEEAGKKQVERMVKLGLWCIQDEPSLRPSMKKVLLMLEGTIDIPIPPGPDCFLSAI, from the coding sequence ATGGATTTCATcactctgttttttcttttctctgcatTTTTCACTGCTTCAGCTCAACAAATTCAGTCTAATGTGAGCCGAGGCTCTTCTCTGACACCCACCACAATCTCTATGTGGTTGTCACGTTCTGGTTTCTACGCCTTTGGATTTTACAAGCAAGGCAATGGCTACGCTGTTGGAATTTTTATTCATGGAATTCCGGAGAAGACTGTTGTCTGGACTGCAAACCGTGATGACCCACCTGTCTCAAGCGATGCTACCTTGCTTTTCGCAAGCGATGGCAGGCTTGTCCTTCAAATGAGACAAGAGCAGGTAGCCGTCGTAGCTGAATCTTCTGGATCTGCTTCCGCTTCCATGCTTGATTCAGGCAATTTTGTGATCTATAATTCCAATCAAGTAATAATATGGCAGAGTTTTGAGCATCCGACGGATACTCTTTTACCCAGTCAACGTCTCTTAGCAGGTGATGAGCTGATTTCTAGTATTTCAGACACTCAACACTCTACGGGAATCTTCCTTCTGGCAATGCAACGTGATGGAAACCTTGTTCAGTACCCGGTGGATGATATATCTATACCAACTGCTTACTTTGCAACTAGTGCAGGTGGCTTGGGAGATAACGTGACGCTAAACTTGGATGCTGATGGCCATCTCTACTTGCTAAACGCTACTGGTGTCAACATTGGGAATCTAACGGGTGGAGGATTTCCTGCAGAAGATACTATTTATCTCATGAGACTTGATGCTGATGGGATTTTCCGGATATACTCGCATCATCTGAGACAGAAGGGAAACTGGTCAATTGTATGGTCATCATCATATGATGTGTGCAATCCTAAGGGTCTTTGTGGATTAAatggtttttgtgttttaaatgatCAAAAGGCTGACTGTGTATGCCTTCCGGGATTCGAAATGGTACAACAGGGCAACCGGACTGCTGGCTGCGAGAGGAATTTCATTGCAGAAagttgcaaaaacaaaaatggagatATTACATACAATATGCAAGAAGTGGCAAACACCGTATGGGAAGATGTTTCATATTCTGTTTTGACGGTGCCATACAAAGATTCTTGCGCACAAGCCTGTTTAGACGACTGTAACTGTGAAGCTGTGCTATTCAAAGACAAGACCTGCCGAAAACAGAGGCTTCCATTGAGATATGGGAGAAGGCAACTGAATGATTCAAACATAGCTTTCATCAAGGTAAGTGTGTCTAAAACTACAATTCCAAATGATAATATGccgaaagaaaagaagaaagagctTCGATTGGAGATCCTAATTATTGGTGCTTCATTTGTTGCTTTCGGATGCATGATGTTGGTAATTTCAGGAATTGTTTTTTACAAAAATCATTTTCGGTACAGAAAACTCTCTTGTGATGGAACTGTTGAACTTGGTGACGATTTTGCTCCACGATCATTCACTTATTCAGAACTTGAGGAAGTGACAGATGGTTTTAAAGAAGAGGTCGGTAGAGGATCATTTGGGGCAGTTTTTAAAGGGACAGTGCCAAATGGCCAGAACGTTGTTGCTGTCAAAAGGCTAGAGAAAGTGTTGGCTGAAGGGGAAAGAGAGTTTCAgactgagatgaaagttattgGGAGAACGCATCACAGAAACCTTGTTCGTCTGCTCGGGTATTGCCATGACAGAATTCATAGGCTTTTGGTTTATGAGTTCATGAGCAATGGGTCACTTGCAGATGTTCTCTTCACACCAGAAAAACAGCCTTGTTGGGATGAAAGAATGGGAATTGCTCGTAATGTAGCAAAAGGAATTCTTTATCTGCATGAAGAGTGTCAGCAACAGATCATTCATTGTGACATAAAACCTCAGAACATCCTCATGGATGACCATAGGTGCGCAAAAATATCTGACTTTGGATTAGCAAAGTTGCTGAAGCAAGACCAAACAAAAACCTTTACCGGAATCAGAGGGACAAGGGGATATGTTGCACCAGAGTGGCATCGGAAACTGCCTATCACAACGAAAGCAGATGTTTACAGTTATGGAGTTGTGCTCTTGGAGATCATATGTTGTCGAAAGTGTGTGGATTGGAATCTACCCAAGGAAGAAGCTATTCTTGAAGAATGGGTTTACCATTGTTTTGAAGCGGGCGACCTAGCTAAATTACTTGGAGATGAAGAGGCTGGCAAGAAGCAAGTGGAGAGAATGGTGAAACTAGGACTTTGGTGCATTCAGGATGAGCCATCACTCCGGCCCTCAATGAAGAAAGTTCTACTTATGTTGGAAGGAACGATTGATATTCCAATCCCTCCCGGCCCCGATTGCTTTTTAAGTGCGATATAG